A window of the Halichoerus grypus chromosome 2, mHalGry1.hap1.1, whole genome shotgun sequence genome harbors these coding sequences:
- the P2RX1 gene encoding P2X purinoceptor 1 — MAQRLQDELAAFFFEYDTPRMVLVRNKKVGVVFRLIQLVVLVYVIGWVFVYEKGYQTSSGLISSVSVKLKGLAVTQLPDLGPQVWDVADYVFPAQGDNSFVIMTNFIVTPHQAQGYCAEHPEGGTCTNDSGCIPGKAERKAQGIRTGKCVAFNDTVQTCEIFGWCPVEVDDNVPRPALLQEAENFTLFIKNSISFPRFKVNRRNLVEEVDAAYMRTCLYHKILHPLCPVFKLGYVVQESGQNFSTLAEKGGVVGITIDWNCDLDWHVRHCKPIYEFHGLYEEKNLSPGFNFRFARHFVEKGTNYRHLFKVFGIRFDILVDGKAGKFDIIPTMTTIGSGIGIFGVATVLCDLLLLHILPKRHYYKQKKFKYAEHMGPGAGERDPAATSSTLSLRENMKAS, encoded by the exons ATGGCACAGCGGCTCCAGGATGAACTGGCTGCTTTCTTCTTTGAGTATGACACTCCCCGAATGGTGCTCGTGCGCAACAAGAAGGTGGGCGTCGTCTTCCGCCTGATCCAGCTTGTGGTTCTTGTCTACGTCATTGG GTGGGTGTTTGTCTACGAGAAGGGCTATCAGACCTCAAGTGGCCTCATCAGCAGCGTGTCTGTGAAACTCAAGGGTCTGGCCGTGACGCAGCTCCCAGATCTGGGCCCGCAGGTCTGGGATGTAGCTGACTACGTCTTCCCAGCCCAG GGGGACAACTCCTTCGTGATCATGACCAATTTCATTGTGACCCCCCACCAGGCTCAAGGCTACTGTGCAGAG caccCAGAAGGGGGTACATGCACAAATGACAGTGGCTGCATTCcagggaaggcagaaaggaaggctCAAG GCATCCGCACAGGCAAGTGTGTGGCCTTCAACGACACTGTGCAGACATGTGAGATCTTTGGCTGGTGTCCTGTGGAGGTGGATGACAATGTCCCACG TCCTGCCCTTCTCCAAGAGGCCGAGAACTTCACTCTCTTCATCAAGAACAGCATCAGCTTTCCACGCTTCAAGGTCAACAG GCGCAACCTGGTGGAAGAGGTGGATGCGGCCTACATGAGGACCTGCCTCTATCACAAGATCTTGCACCCGCTGTGCCCTGTGTTCAAGCTGGGCTATGTGGTCCAAGAGTCAGGACAGAATTTTAGCACCCTGGCTGAGAAG GGCGGGGTGGTTGGCATCACCATCGACTGGAACTGTGACCTGGACTGGCATGTGCGGCACTGCAAACCCATCTACGAGTTCCATGGACTGTATGAAGAGAAAAACCTGTCTCCAGGCTTCAATTTCAG GTTTGCCAGGCACTTCGTGGAAAAAGGGACCAACTACCGCCACCTCTTTAAGGTGTTTGGGATTCGCTTTGACATTCTCGTGGATGGCAAG GCTGGGAAGTTTGACATCATTCCCACAATGACGACCATTGGCTCTGGGATTGGCATCTTTGGGGTG gcCACGGTTCTCTGTGACCTGTTGCTCCTCCATATCCTGCCCAAAAGGCACTACTACAAGCAGAAGAAGTTCAAGTATGCGGAGCACATGGGGCCAGGGGCG GGTGAGCGTGACCCCGCAGCCACCAGCTCCACCCTGAGCCTGCGGGAGAACATGAAGGCATCCTGA